The Salminus brasiliensis chromosome 3, fSalBra1.hap2, whole genome shotgun sequence genome contains a region encoding:
- the LOC140551616 gene encoding uncharacterized protein: MDLQIAKTTQSLTTAEEMRNQTKLVMQPYANWEEYLTPAPLSVAILGELVFISSKEDFSINKNPPKDGYQHIKYPESFRACLMQVCNSGWWAFNEAHKNMDQIRLHTMTVPDHMKTAVKILFQGNDEVVKAHLPDQLENIRVIADDCLELATSTEKRFTDVINIIQELLEACVNAEHFYGEELEVIKKTMEENKIRKQSSEEDVKRSEKAIQSMEKAMKEAQESYEAAMNSLPSGWDMIGMDIVEAVSETFSTVVTGLASGLNNPISLMCNSLNNTGAIAETCKYIKGEDSSADGVDKINIYSKSAEILKWAESFQKFVHDNSIDWKSLYDQKRKTPNTDFLKKQFIRIKSSLEKKPTCNANTSAQGLCKQAIQICEDLAVYAPDGKCEEAKTKELIEKIRKLTESARAFDSKSKDVTKSPALTPKPPMMFKEESKSGKKSSSGRASENARFRIEQSRAQLNKTRETYEKSVENMEKNQKELTEILISMRNCEIKEIDFNTTIQMLVKGMDAMGRVKEQWEKMVRFFQMVSNIVKISLTKTLKDFVSTSEKTQSLSYNAKLFSKDLLYNQAFQASNIASLVHMISACYTEVSEKYLMDRVSSLGKLMTMDKEKPEFKKERLQLQNSCDEAQRGILRLVLKNKEEFEKKSDSRLEKIDNELLAILPKAAPEEMKSIQAAVQSGFIEEDENYF; encoded by the coding sequence ATGGATTTACAAATTGCAAAGACCACTCAAAGCCTGACCACAGCTGAGGAGATGAGAAACCAAACCAAGCTTGTGATGCAGCCCTACGCCAACTGGGAGGAGTACCTGACCCCTGCACCACTCTCTGTAGCCATACTGGGAGAGCTGGTCTTCATCtcctccaaagaagatttctcCATCAACAAAAACCCACCCAAGGACGGCTACCAGCACATCAAATACCCAGAATCATTTCGGGCCTGTCTCATGCaagtgtgcaactctggctggtgGGCTTTCAATGAAGCCCACAAGAACATGGATCAGATTCGGCTCCACACCATGACCGTCCCAGACCACATGAAGACCGCTGTGAAGATTCTGTTCCAAGGCAATGATGAGGTTGTTAAAGCCCACCTACCTGACCAGCTGGAGAACATTCGTGTCATTGCAGACGACTGTCTTGAACTGGCTACCTCAACAGAAAAGCGCTTCACTGACGTCATCAATATCATCCAAGAGCTGCTGGAAGCGTGTGTAAATGCTGAGCACTTTTATGGAGAGGAGCTGGAAGTGATAAAGAAGACAATGGAGGAGAACAAAATAAGGAAACAGTCCTCAGAAGAAGATGTTAAACGCTCTGAGAAGGCAATTCAATCCATGGAAAAGGCAATGAAGGAAGCACAAGAGAGCTATGAAGCAGCAATGAATTCTCTGCCCAGTGGCTGGGACATGATTGGTATGGATATTGTTGAAGCTGTGAGTGAGACTTTctcaactgtagtcacaggactGGCATCTGGATTGAATAATCCAATATCCCTGATGTGTAACAGTTTAAACAACACTGGAGCGATTGCAGAGACATGCAAATATATAAAAGGTGAAGACTcttctgcagatggagttgATAAAATAAACATCTACAGCAAGTCTGCAGAAATCCTGAAATGGGCAGAGAGTTTTCAGAAGTTTGTGCATGATAACAGCATTGACTGGAAGAGCCTGTATGATCAGAAGAGGAAAACTCCaaatacagattttctgaaaaAGCAGTTTATAAGAATCAAAAGCAGTTTAGAAAAAAAACCAACCTGCAATGCAAATACATCTGCCCAAGGGTTATGTAAACAGGCCATTCAGATATGTGAAGATCTGGCAGTATACGCACCTGATGGGAAATGTGAAGAAGCCAAAACCAAAGAGCTGATCGAGAAAATCAGAAAACTGACTGAATCAGCTCGTGCTTTTGACTCCAAGAGCAAAGATGTTACAAAATCTCCTGCTCTGACTCCAAAACCACCCATGATGTTCAAAGAAGAGAGTAAATCTGGGAAGAAAAGTTCTTCAGGAAGGGCATCAGAGAACGCCAGGTTCCGTATAGAGCAGAGCCGAGCTCAACTGAACAAAACCAGAGAAACCTACGAGAAGAGTGTGGAGAACATGGAGAAGAATCAGAAGGAACTGACTGAAATCCTCATCTCCATGAGAAACTGTGAAATCAAAGAGATAGACTTTAACACCACCATACAGATGCTGGTGAAAGGGATGGATGCCATGGGGAGGGTGAAGGAGCAGTGGGAGAAGATGGTGCGCTTCTTTCAGATGGTGTCCAACATTGTGAAGATCAGTCTGACCAAAACTCTCAAAGATTTCGTCTCCACGTCTGAGAAGACTCAATCTCTCTCCTACAACGCAAAGCTCTTCTCCAAAGACCTGCTCTACAATCAAGCCTTTCAAGCCAGTAACATCGCCAGCCTCGTCCACATGATCTCAGCATGCTACACCGAAGTGTCTGAGAAGTATCTGATGGATCGGGTCAGCTCACTGGGGAAACTGATGACCATGGACAAGGAAAAGCCAGAGTTTAAAAAGGAACGTCTGCAGCTACAGAACTCCTGTGATGAAGCTCAGAGAGGTATTTTACGTCTCGTCCTCAagaacaaggaggagtttgaaAAGAAGTCTGACTCGAGACTGGAGAAGATTGACAACGAGCTGCTGGCCATTCTTCCCAAAGCTGCTCCAGAGGAGATGAAGAGCATCCAGGCAGCAGTTCAGAGTGGATTCATAGAGGAAGATGAGAATTACTTTTAG
- the LOC140551617 gene encoding uncharacterized protein isoform X2 has translation MYQVSATNLPVIFTEAIIGSLKEGLVSINEVYEALIESEVDAFSGQCTNYVHIREQIVRAEQSLDRSEEEASAGLQSLDENIEALTRDEGNFEQEMRATQQTLDNLRTEQTSKEALLKQSEGALEVARSTLSSTRDTLRAQEERKRNAEIVTGVGAGLLVIPIVGWIAGSVMIASGAAELDQSARAVRAAEEEVRSFETEVEMFQNKVSDYRWRISRTEDDIRQKRDRMEQIRTEIRRVKEQRASVADLQEKVRGAVHILSVLSGKADVVEVQTRRFILLEPVMKVMEDVMKSAGDIGGSQLLFDEGLPRLLDRMRENNRKLAAICDSFNDAEDEGY, from the exons ATGTACCAAGTCTCTGCAACTAA TCTTCCAGTGATCTTTACTGAGGCCATTATTGGGTCTCTGAAAGAAGGCCTGGTCTCCATCAACGAAGTCTATGAGGCCCTCATCGAAAGTGAGGTAGATGCTTTCAGTGGCCAGTGCACCAACTATGTCCACATCAGAGAGCAGATTGTTCGGGCGGAGCAGAGCCTGGACCGGTCAGAAGAAGAGGCCAGTGCAGGGCTGCAGAGTCTGGACGAGAACATCGAGGCCCTCACACGAGACGAGGGAAACTTCGAACAAGAGATGAGAGCTACACAGCAGACCTTAGACAACCTGAGAACAGAGCAGACGTCTAAAGAAGCTTTACTGAAACAGTCTGAAGGAGCTCTGGAGGTGGCCAGATCAACTCTGAGCTCAACCAGAGACACACTGCGGGCACAAGAGGAGAGGAAGCGCAATGCCGAGATTGTGACGGGTGTGGGAGCTGGACTGCTCGTTATACCAATCGTTGGATGGATCGCTG GTTCTGTCATGATCGCATCTGGAGCAGCAGAACTGGATCAGTCTGCTCGTGCTGTCAGGGCTGCCGAAGAGGAGGTGAGGAGCTTCGAGACTGAAGtggaaatgttccaaaataaaGTGTCTGATTACAGGTGGAGAATTTCCCGGACGGAGGACGATATCAGGCAGAAACGGGACCGCATGGAGCAGATCCGTACCGAGATCCGGAGGGTGAAGGAGCAGAGAGCGAGTGTGGCTGATCTCCAGGAGAAAGTGAGAGGAGCCGTCCACATCCTGAGCGTTCTGAGCGGGAAGGCCGACGTGGTGGAGGTTCAGACTCGCAGGTTCATCCTCCTGGAGCcagtgatgaaggtgatggaaGATGTGATGAAGTCAGCAGGAGATATTGGTGGGAGTCAGCTCCTCTTTGATGAAGGTTTACCAAGACTCCTAGATAGGATGAGGGAGAACAACAGAAAACTGGCAGCTATCTGTGATTCCTTCAACGACGCAGAAGATGAGGGCTACTGA
- the LOC140551617 gene encoding uncharacterized protein isoform X1: MLLSFSFLMEVNVIRFGTFLFYWSSHHETVTHYKSQYGYYTNIALSLFLRLNMYQVSATNLPVIFTEAIIGSLKEGLVSINEVYEALIESEVDAFSGQCTNYVHIREQIVRAEQSLDRSEEEASAGLQSLDENIEALTRDEGNFEQEMRATQQTLDNLRTEQTSKEALLKQSEGALEVARSTLSSTRDTLRAQEERKRNAEIVTGVGAGLLVIPIVGWIAGSVMIASGAAELDQSARAVRAAEEEVRSFETEVEMFQNKVSDYRWRISRTEDDIRQKRDRMEQIRTEIRRVKEQRASVADLQEKVRGAVHILSVLSGKADVVEVQTRRFILLEPVMKVMEDVMKSAGDIGGSQLLFDEGLPRLLDRMRENNRKLAAICDSFNDAEDEGY; this comes from the exons ATGCTTttatctttttcatttttaatggaagtaaatgtaaTAAGATTTGGCACATTTCTATTCTACtggtccagtcatcatgaaACTGTAACACATTATAAATCTCAATATGGATATTACACAAACATAgctctttctctatttctcagATTGAACATGTACCAAGTCTCTGCAACTAA TCTTCCAGTGATCTTTACTGAGGCCATTATTGGGTCTCTGAAAGAAGGCCTGGTCTCCATCAACGAAGTCTATGAGGCCCTCATCGAAAGTGAGGTAGATGCTTTCAGTGGCCAGTGCACCAACTATGTCCACATCAGAGAGCAGATTGTTCGGGCGGAGCAGAGCCTGGACCGGTCAGAAGAAGAGGCCAGTGCAGGGCTGCAGAGTCTGGACGAGAACATCGAGGCCCTCACACGAGACGAGGGAAACTTCGAACAAGAGATGAGAGCTACACAGCAGACCTTAGACAACCTGAGAACAGAGCAGACGTCTAAAGAAGCTTTACTGAAACAGTCTGAAGGAGCTCTGGAGGTGGCCAGATCAACTCTGAGCTCAACCAGAGACACACTGCGGGCACAAGAGGAGAGGAAGCGCAATGCCGAGATTGTGACGGGTGTGGGAGCTGGACTGCTCGTTATACCAATCGTTGGATGGATCGCTG GTTCTGTCATGATCGCATCTGGAGCAGCAGAACTGGATCAGTCTGCTCGTGCTGTCAGGGCTGCCGAAGAGGAGGTGAGGAGCTTCGAGACTGAAGtggaaatgttccaaaataaaGTGTCTGATTACAGGTGGAGAATTTCCCGGACGGAGGACGATATCAGGCAGAAACGGGACCGCATGGAGCAGATCCGTACCGAGATCCGGAGGGTGAAGGAGCAGAGAGCGAGTGTGGCTGATCTCCAGGAGAAAGTGAGAGGAGCCGTCCACATCCTGAGCGTTCTGAGCGGGAAGGCCGACGTGGTGGAGGTTCAGACTCGCAGGTTCATCCTCCTGGAGCcagtgatgaaggtgatggaaGATGTGATGAAGTCAGCAGGAGATATTGGTGGGAGTCAGCTCCTCTTTGATGAAGGTTTACCAAGACTCCTAGATAGGATGAGGGAGAACAACAGAAAACTGGCAGCTATCTGTGATTCCTTCAACGACGCAGAAGATGAGGGCTACTGA